DNA from Kitasatospora herbaricolor:
ATGCAAAGGCTTCATGTCATGACGCATTATGCTCTATATGGCCGCTGAGAGTGCAGAAATGAGCAAGTGATCTGGACTTACGGGCACTATGCCCGTTTTGTCACGTTGCTGCCGCAACGATTGGATAACCGAGCTGGAGATCGCGGTCGGAACCCGTTAAGACTTGCGCTCACCGCGGGACGACGCCCCGCAGCGGCAAGCCGGCCGGACGGCACGACTGTGCCCTCCGCTCGCCGTAACCCCCCGGCGCCATCCTCACTTCGGCGAAGCCGTCGTCCCCGCCCATCCCTCCGGACCGAGCAACCACGGTCCGCGCACAAAGGCGAAATGTCATGAAGCGACGTCTGCTGTGCCTCTCGGCCATCGGTCTCACCGGTGCCCTCGCGCTCTCGGCCTGCACCTCCGGCGGCTCCGGCTCCCCGGCCGCCGGTTCCTCGAAGACCACGATCAAGCTCGTGGCCGCCGACTACGGCGACAAGGCCTCCAACAGCTCCAAGGCCTACTGGGACGCCGTTGCCTCCGCGTTCACCGCGGCCAATCCCGACATCACGGTCGACGTCCAGGTCGTCAACTGGAACGACATCGACAAGCAGGTCAAGACGATGATCCAGTCCGGCAACGTCCCGGACGTGCTGCAGACCGGCGGCTACGCCGACAAGGTCGCCGACGACCTGCTGTACAAGGCAACTGACGTCCTGTCACCCACGACACAGGCCGACTTCATCGACACCTTCTCCAAGGCGGGCCAGGTGAAGGGGACGCAGTACGGCATCCCGTTCGTGTCCTCCGCGCGGGCGTTCTTCTACAACAAGGCCCTCTTCGCACAGGCCGGCATCACCGACGCCCCCAAGACCTGGGACGAGGTGAAGAAGGACGCCGAGCTGATCAAGGCGAAGGTGCCGGGTGTGACCCCGTACGCGCTGCCGCTGGGCCCGGAGGAGGCGCAGGGCGAGAGCATGATGTGGGAGCTCGGCAACGGCGGCGGCGTCACCGACGCCGCAGGCAAGTACGCCATCAACTCCGCAGCCAACATCGAGACGTTCCGCTGGCTGAAGGCCGACCTGGTCGACGGCGGGCTGACCTACCCGAACCCGGCCACCACCGACCGCAAGACCGCCTTCGCGGACTTCGCGGCCGGCAAGACCGCGATGCTCAACGGCCACCCGTCGCTGATCCAGATGTCCAAGGACGGCAAGGTCGACTACGCGGTGGCGCCGATCCCCGGCAAGGACGGCCCGCTGGCCTCCACCCTCGGCGTCGCCGACTGGGTGATGGCGTTCAAGAAGAACGGCCACCAGGAGCAGGTGAGGACCTTCCTCGACTTCGCCTTCAACAAGGAGAACACCCTCAAATTCGACGAGCTGTACAACCTCATGCCGGTCACCAAGGACACCCTCGCCGACATGACGAACAGCGGCAAGCACGCCGACCTGGCCCCGTTCTTCGCCCTGCTCCCGCAGGCGAAGTTCTACCCGCTGGGTGACACCAGCTGGGATGCGGTCTCCGCGGAGATCAAGAAGAGCGGCGGCACCGCCGTCTCCGGCGATCCCGCGAAGGTTCTCGGCGACCTCCAGAAGAAGGCCGAAGCGGCAGCTGCCGACAAGTAGCGGCCCGCGGCCGAGCGCCGCACCGAGCCCGAGCCCGGGCGCCGCCGTCCCTGACCCATCCGGCCGGCGCCCGGCTCGACCCGCACCCTCGAAGGGCACCATCCCCGTGTCATCACACACTCCACCCAAGGACCTCAAGGATCCCAAGGGCCCCTGCCCTCCTCGCCCGGACGCGAAGGCCCGCCGACGCCGCGGCGCCGGCCCGCTGCCGTGGATCGGGCCGGCCATCGCCCTGATCCTGCTCGTCGTCCTGTGGCCCGTCGTCGAGATGGTCCGCACCTCGTTCCTGCGGATCAGCACCAGCGGTTTCGTCCGCGGCAGCGCCGGCCTCGACAAGTACCGCAAGCTCTTCGACGAACCCGGCTTCGCCCCGGTCCTCCTCTGGACCGCCCTGTGGACCGTCGCGGTCGTCACCGTCACCATCGTCCTCTCCCTCGCCCTGGCCCAGCTCTTCAACCAGAACTTCCCCGGCCGCCGCCTCACCCGCTGGGCACTCATCGCCCCCTGGGCCGCGTCCGTGCTGATGACCTCCATCGGCTTCAAGTGGATGCTCGACCGCACCGCCGGCGTCCTCAACACCGTCATGACCGACCTCGGGATCATCGACGGCCCGCAGGACTGGCTCGGCGACCCCGGCTCCGCCAAACCCTGGATGGTCCTGGTCGCGGTGTTCGTGTCGCTGCCGTTCACCACCTACACCATCCTCGCCGGCCTGCAGACCGTCCCCGCCGAGGTCTACGAGGCCGCCAAGGTCGACGGCACCAGCACCTTGCAGACCTACCGCCTGATCACCCTGCCCATGCTGCGCCCGGCCCTGCTCGTCGCGCTGGTGATCAACCTGATCAACGTCTTCAACTCCTTCCCCGTCATCTGGGGCATGACCCAGGGCGGCCCCAACAGCGCGACCGCGACCACCACCGTCTTCGCCTTCCAGCTGATGAACACCGACATCGGCGAATCCGCCGCCATGTCCGTCGTCAACTTCGGCCTGATCGTGGTCATGGTGCTGGCCTTCCTCAAGGCCAGCCGCTGGAACGAGGAGAACTGATGACCACTCACACTGCCGCCGCCCGGCCCCGCACGACATCCCACGTCTCTGCGTCCCCGCGCCGCGCGGGTACGAAGCGGCCGGCGATCAGCCGCCGCACCGCTCTGCTCGCCGTCACGGCCTGGTTCCTCGCGCTGCTGTTCCTGCTGCCGTACGCAGAAATGATCATCACCGCGCTCCGGCCCGCCGACGAACTGCGCGACGCCACCTACCTACCAAGCCACTTCGCCTGGTCCAACCTCATCGACGTCTGGCGTGAGTCGACCCTGGGCGCCAACCTGCGCGTCACCCTGCTCGTCGCGGCCGGCTCCACCCTGCTCGTCCTGCTGGTCGCCCTGCCCGCCGCCTACTACACCGCGCGTGTCCGGTACCGCGGCCGCAGCCTCTTCCTGCTGCTCGTCCTGGTCACCCAGATGTTCCAGCCCACCTCGCTGATCGTGGGCCTCTACCGCGAGTTCTACCAGTTCGGGATGCTCAACTCGCTCTGGACCCTGATCATCTGCAACGCCGCCTTCAACCTCGCGTTCGCGATCTGGATCCTCACCGCCTACATCTCCTCCATCCCCGTCGAACTGGAGGAGGCCGCCCAGATCGACGGCCTCGGACGCTTCGGCGCCCTGCGCCGTGTCACCCTGCCACTGGCCATGCCCGGCCTGGTGACCGCCCTGATCTTCACCTTCATCTCGGCCTGGAACGAGTTCGTGATGGGCCTGCGCCTCACCACCGTCCCCGAGGGCCAGCCCCTCACCGTCGGCATCAACAACTTCATCGGCAACTACACCGTCCAGTGGAACTACCTCTTCGCCGGATCCGTCGTCGCCATCCTCCCCGTCATCGTCCTGTTCGGCCTGATCGAAGGCAAGGTCGTCTCCGGCCTCACCGCCGGATCCGTCAAGTAGCACCCGCACCGCCACCACCATCTGGAGAATCCTTGTCCCGCTTAGAAGCCGAGCGTGCGAGCCGGCCCCACCACCGGGGGCGCGCCGCCACTTTGGCCAGGGCCCGCGGCCTCGACCCGGACCGAACCCGCCGCCGCACCCGCTCCGTCGTCCTGACCGCGGCATGAGCGCCGCAGCCCCCAGGGCCATCGCCATCGACGTCGGCGGTACCGGTATCAAGGCCGCGCTCGCCGACGGCGAAGAAGCCGCCCTCCGCGTCTGGGAGCAGGCCGTCGACGCGCTCGCCGACACACTGCTCCAGACCGCGACGATCCTCGACCCTCCGCTCATCGTGCTGGGCGGAGGGCTCGCCGAGTCCGGCGACCTCCTCCTGTCGCCCCTGCGAGCCGCGATGGCCTCCAGGGCCGTCGTCACCGTCGTCCCGGCCCTGGCCCTGGCCGAAATCGGCGACCGGGCCGGCTGCCTCGGTGCGGGCCTGGCGGCGCTCGACCTGATCACCGTCCGCGCCGACGTGGGAGGACGCCTTCGATGATCGTGACCGTCACCGCCGACCCCGTACTCGACGTCACGTACAACGTGAGGGGCCTCCGCGCGAACCCCACGCACCGTGTCGTCGCGGCGCACGAACAGGCCGGCGGCAAGGGCGTCAACGTCTCCCGTGTGCTGACCACGCTGGGACGCCGCACCACGGCCGTGCTCCCGCTCGCCGGCCCAAACGGCATCGCCGTCCAGGACGACCTGCAGCGCGCGGGCGTGACCCACTGCCTGGTCCCGGGCGGCGCACCGACCCGCCGCAGCGTCGCCGTCGTGGACGACCACGACATGACCATGTTCAACGAGGCCGCGCAGACGTCCGACGACGGCTGGTGGCATGCTCTCACCGGTGTCGTCCACGGCCTGCTGCCCGGCGCCCGGGCCCTGGTCGTCTCCGGCAGTCTTCCCGCAGGCCTGCCCCCGAACTCCTACCGAACGCTCGTCGTCCTCGCCGGCCAACGCGGCCTGCCGGTCATACTCGACGCCGACGGGCCGCCCCTGACCGGCGCACTGGATGCCCGGCCCACCCTCGTGAAGCTCAAGGCCACCCAGCTCCTCGCCGCCACCGGAACCACCGACCCACTGGCCGCCGCCCGGGCCCTCACCGACCGCGGAGCCCGCAACGTCGTCGCCTCAGTGGGACCGGCCGGCATCCTCGCCGTCACCACCGACGGCACATGGCGGGCCTCCCTGCCCGGCTCCCTCACCATGCGCGGCCATCCCACCGGTGCCGGCGACGCCGTCGTCGCCTCCCTCGCCGCCTCGCTCTCCGCGGCCGCCCCCTGGCCGCAGGCTCTCGCCGACGCCGTCGCCCTGTCGGCCGCCACCGTCGTCGCGCCCTACGCAGGCCACTTCGACCGCGAACTCCACCAGGCTCTCCTGCCCGCGGTCCGCGTCGAAGCCCTCTGACCCGCCGCCCACCCTCACCCGCCCCGGAGCACCATGCCCCTCGCCGCCACCAGCGACCTCATCGACCGCGCAGCCTCCAGCGGCACCGCGGTCGCCGCCGTCAACGTCATCACCCTCGAACACATCGAGGCTGTCGTCAGTGGCGCCGAAGCCGCCAGCCGACCCGTCATCCTGCAGATCAGCGAGGGCACCGTCAAGTACCGGCTCGGCCGCCTCGCTCCCTTGGCCGCCGCAGCCGTCGCGGTGGCCCGCGCCGCCCGCGTCGAGGTGGCGCTGCACCTCGACCACGTCAGGAATCTCGACCTGCTCCCGGCCGCCGCCGACTGCGGCATCAGCTCCGTGATGATCGACGCGGCCCACCTGCCGTACGACCAGAACGTGGCGGCCACCCGCCGTGCCGCGGACTGGGCCCACGCCCACGGCATCTGGGCCGAAGCAGAACTCGGCGAAGTGAGCGGCAAGGACGGCCAGGGCCCGCCCGACGCCCACGCACCGGGCGCGCGCACCGACCCTGCCCAGGCTGCCCGGTACATCGAGGACACGGAGATCGACGCCCTCGCCGTCGCCGTCGTCAGCACCCACGCCATGACCCCCGGCACCGGGACCATCGACCGCGACCTCCTCGGCCGGCTGCGCGACAGCGTCCGTGTGCCGCTCGTCCTGCACGGCTCCTCCGGCCTGCCCGACAGCGAACTTCTTGCCGCCGCCGCGGGCGGCATCACCAAAATCAACTTCGGCACCGCCCTCAACATCGCCATGACACAAGCCATTTGTACGCGCCTCAGCAACGAACCACCGGGGGGCGACCCTCGTGGCTACCTCAGTGACGCCCGCACAGCCATGACCGTCGCGACCACGCGCCTCCTCAGCGCGATCGCGGCCCCCGTCGACACACTGTGGAGCGTGACTCCATGACCGGCC
Protein-coding regions in this window:
- a CDS encoding ABC transporter substrate-binding protein, with the translated sequence MKRRLLCLSAIGLTGALALSACTSGGSGSPAAGSSKTTIKLVAADYGDKASNSSKAYWDAVASAFTAANPDITVDVQVVNWNDIDKQVKTMIQSGNVPDVLQTGGYADKVADDLLYKATDVLSPTTQADFIDTFSKAGQVKGTQYGIPFVSSARAFFYNKALFAQAGITDAPKTWDEVKKDAELIKAKVPGVTPYALPLGPEEAQGESMMWELGNGGGVTDAAGKYAINSAANIETFRWLKADLVDGGLTYPNPATTDRKTAFADFAAGKTAMLNGHPSLIQMSKDGKVDYAVAPIPGKDGPLASTLGVADWVMAFKKNGHQEQVRTFLDFAFNKENTLKFDELYNLMPVTKDTLADMTNSGKHADLAPFFALLPQAKFYPLGDTSWDAVSAEIKKSGGTAVSGDPAKVLGDLQKKAEAAAADK
- a CDS encoding carbohydrate ABC transporter permease, whose product is MSSHTPPKDLKDPKGPCPPRPDAKARRRRGAGPLPWIGPAIALILLVVLWPVVEMVRTSFLRISTSGFVRGSAGLDKYRKLFDEPGFAPVLLWTALWTVAVVTVTIVLSLALAQLFNQNFPGRRLTRWALIAPWAASVLMTSIGFKWMLDRTAGVLNTVMTDLGIIDGPQDWLGDPGSAKPWMVLVAVFVSLPFTTYTILAGLQTVPAEVYEAAKVDGTSTLQTYRLITLPMLRPALLVALVINLINVFNSFPVIWGMTQGGPNSATATTTVFAFQLMNTDIGESAAMSVVNFGLIVVMVLAFLKASRWNEEN
- a CDS encoding carbohydrate ABC transporter permease, which translates into the protein MTTHTAAARPRTTSHVSASPRRAGTKRPAISRRTALLAVTAWFLALLFLLPYAEMIITALRPADELRDATYLPSHFAWSNLIDVWRESTLGANLRVTLLVAAGSTLLVLLVALPAAYYTARVRYRGRSLFLLLVLVTQMFQPTSLIVGLYREFYQFGMLNSLWTLIICNAAFNLAFAIWILTAYISSIPVELEEAAQIDGLGRFGALRRVTLPLAMPGLVTALIFTFISAWNEFVMGLRLTTVPEGQPLTVGINNFIGNYTVQWNYLFAGSVVAILPVIVLFGLIEGKVVSGLTAGSVK
- a CDS encoding ROK family protein, with product MSAAAPRAIAIDVGGTGIKAALADGEEAALRVWEQAVDALADTLLQTATILDPPLIVLGGGLAESGDLLLSPLRAAMASRAVVTVVPALALAEIGDRAGCLGAGLAALDLITVRADVGGRLR
- a CDS encoding 1-phosphofructokinase family hexose kinase, translating into MIVTVTADPVLDVTYNVRGLRANPTHRVVAAHEQAGGKGVNVSRVLTTLGRRTTAVLPLAGPNGIAVQDDLQRAGVTHCLVPGGAPTRRSVAVVDDHDMTMFNEAAQTSDDGWWHALTGVVHGLLPGARALVVSGSLPAGLPPNSYRTLVVLAGQRGLPVILDADGPPLTGALDARPTLVKLKATQLLAATGTTDPLAAARALTDRGARNVVASVGPAGILAVTTDGTWRASLPGSLTMRGHPTGAGDAVVASLAASLSAAAPWPQALADAVALSAATVVAPYAGHFDRELHQALLPAVRVEAL
- a CDS encoding class II fructose-bisphosphate aldolase: MPLAATSDLIDRAASSGTAVAAVNVITLEHIEAVVSGAEAASRPVILQISEGTVKYRLGRLAPLAAAAVAVARAARVEVALHLDHVRNLDLLPAAADCGISSVMIDAAHLPYDQNVAATRRAADWAHAHGIWAEAELGEVSGKDGQGPPDAHAPGARTDPAQAARYIEDTEIDALAVAVVSTHAMTPGTGTIDRDLLGRLRDSVRVPLVLHGSSGLPDSELLAAAAGGITKINFGTALNIAMTQAICTRLSNEPPGGDPRGYLSDARTAMTVATTRLLSAIAAPVDTLWSVTP